The DNA segment CGCCCTGATCGAGCGGATCGGCGCGGCGTACGCGGGCACGGGCAAGGCGTTCGTCGCGGCGTCCGGCACCCCGATCCTCTTCGGCCGGGTGGCCACGGAGGCCGACCACCTGGACCCGGACGGGCCGGCCGGCGCCCGGGCCCGGACGGCGGACGCGGTGCTGGCCCTGGCGCAGCGCGGGGTGCGGTCGGGTCTCGTCCGGATGCCGCGCTCCGTCCACGGCGAGGGCGACCGCAACGGTCTGATCGCCGTGCTCGTCGGGCTCGACCGTCAGCTGGGGACCGCCGCGTACGTCGGCGACGGCGCGAACCGCTGGCCGGCCGTGCACATCAGCGACGCCGCGAACCTCTTCTTCCTCGCGCTCGAGAAGGCGCCGGCCGGCGCCGTCCTGCACGCCGTGGGCGAGGAGGGCGTGCCGATGCGTGCCGTCGCCGAGGTCGTCGCCGCCCAGACCGGCCTGCCCGCTGCGGCCGTCGACCCGGAGCAGCTCGGCGTCTTCGGTGCGCTCCTCGGCGGGGACCAGCCCGCGTCGAGCACCCTCACCCGCAGCCTCGTCGGCTGGGAGCCCACCGGCCCGACCCTCCTGCAGGACCTCGCGGCCGGTCACTACACCGGCTGACGGGATCAGCGCAGCAGCCGGGACATCCGTCGGTCGGCCAGCGTCTTGCCGCCGGTCTGGCAGGTCGGGCAGTACTGGAGCGACGAGTCGGCGAACGACACCTCGGCCACCGTGTCGCCGCAGACCGGGCAGGGCAGGCCGGCCTTGCCGTGGACCCGCATCCCGGACTTCTTCTCGCCCTTGAGGTCCTTGGCCGCCAGTCCCTCGGCCCGGGCGACGGCACCGGTGAGCTCGCCCTTGATCGCGGCGAGAAGCGTGTCGCGCTCCTCGTCGGTCAGCGAGCTCGCCGGCTTGAACGGGCTCAGCCGCGCGGCGTGCAGGATCTCGTCGGAGTAGGCGTTCCCGATGCCCGCGACGACCCGCTGGTCCTTCAGCACCCCCTTGAGCTGGGCGCGTCCGGCGGCGGCGATCAGGGCGTCGAGGGCCGCCCGGTCGAAGGCGGGGTCGAGCGGCTCGGGCCCGAGCGTCGCGACCATGGGGATGTCCTGCGGGTCGGCGACCACGTAGACCGCCAGCTTGCGCTGGGTCCCGGCCTCGGTGAGGTTGAAGCCGGAGCCGTCGTCGAGCCGGAAGCGGAGCGCCAGCGGGCCCTTGCCGGGCTTGGCGGGTGCGGCCGGGAGCTCGTCGCTCCAGCGGAGCCAGCCCGCCCGGGCCAGGTGGAAGACCAGGTGCAGGCCCTGCGCGGAGACGTCGACCCACTTGCCGTGCCGGGTGACGTCGTCGATCTCCAGGCCGCGCAGGGCCTGGAGCGGCGGGTCGTACGTCTTGAGCGCGCTGAACGCGGCCAGCTCGACGTCGGCGATCGTGCGGCCGACGCAGCGCTCGCGCAGGAACCGCGCGAGCGACTCGACCTCGGGCATCTCCGGCATGGGCCTAGTGTCCCCGCGCCGTCCAGCCCCGCGCCATCACCCCAGCGCCGTCCAGTCGGGGGGCGGCAGCGTGAGGGCCCGTCGCAGCCGGCCCAGGTAGTCGGGACGGTCGACCTCGACCACGCCGAGGCTGCCCAGGTGGTCCGTCCGCCACTGGACGTCGAGCAGCCGGCCCTCCTCGCCGTCCGCGCGCAGCAGGTCGACGAGGGCCACCAGCGCGGCCTTCGAGGCGTCGCGCCCGGCGACCGGGTCGTGGAACATCGACTCCCCGGCGAACAGCCCACCCAGGCTCACGCCGTACAGCCCGCCGACGAGCGCGTCGCCCGCCCAGGCCTCGACCGAGTGCACGACGCCGCGGGCGTGGAGCGCGCGGTAGACGCGGCCGATGTCCTCGTCGATCCAGCCGTGCGGCCGCCGAGGGTCCGCGCACCGGGCCAGCACCTGCTCGAACGCCGTGTCGACCCTGATGTCGTAGCGCGGCAGCATCTTGCGCAGCGAGCGGGGGACGCGCAGCGCGTCGAGCGGGAGCACACCGCGGTCGACCGGGGACCACCAGCCCATCAGCCCGGGCTGCAGCGGCATCGGGAACACGCCGCTCGCGTACGCGGCCAGCGTGAGGTCGAGGTCGATGTCGTGCGACACCGCCACCAGGTCGTCGTCGGGCCAGCCCTCGGCCGGCCCGAACGGTCCGGCCTCGGCGCGTCGGGGACGGGAGGTCACGCCTGCCCCACCCCGCTCCGCGCCGTCATCCGCCCAGTCTTCCCCCTGCGGCGCCTCGGTGGCGGTCAGGGTCGGGCCCGGGTGCCGACCGGGCCGCACGGACACCCCCGCCACGTACGCTGGGCGGCGTCGAGAGGCGGTACACCCATGCCCAGTGCACAAGACGTCGGTCGCGCCATCGCGCGCGGGATCGGTCCGGTCGCGCGCAGCATGAACCCGGGGGCCGCGGGCGGTGCCCTGCGGCGGGTGCTCGAGGTGGCCATCGACGGCTACGCCCGGGTGCCCGGCGCTCGTACGGTCGCGGCCAAGCACCTCCAGAAGCACAACGGCTCCGTCGAGGACGCCATCGACTCGGTGGTCGCCCACCACGTCCGGCTCGCCTCGGCGCAGGGCTTCGTCACGAACATCGGCGGCGTCGCCGCCCTCCCGGTCGCCATCCCCGCCAACCTGGCCGGCATCGCCGTCGTCCAGGTCCGGATGGTGGCGGCCCTCGCGCACCTGCGCGGCTACGACGTGAGCGACCTGAAGGTCCGCACCGCGCTGGTTATGTGCCTGCTCGGTGGCGAGGAGATCGCGCGGCACATCGAGGACGGGTCGCTGCCGACGTCGCCGATGGTGATCGCCACCGCCCCGGTCTTCGACGCGGTCCTCGACCGTCAGGTCGCGGACGCCGTGCTCACCGACCTGATGAACCGCATCGGCGGCAAGAACCTCGCGCTCGTCGTCACCCGGCGGGTCCCCCTGCTCGGCGGAGGCGTGGGCGCGGTCGTGGACGGCTACGCCACGCGCCAGATCGGCCTCTACGCCAAGGCCGAGCTCCTGCGTCGACGCGCGCTCGCGCACTGACGAGGGCGTGAGCACGCCGACCGCGCTGCCGGAGCGGGTGCGGCGCTGGTGCGCCGAGGCGCTCGGGGACGAGGTCCTCGGCGCCGAGCGGCTCGGCGGCGGCATCACCGACGCGATCTGGCGGATCCGGACGAGGTCTGGCTCGGCCATCCTGCGCTGGCTCGACCCCGACCACCCGTACGCCGCCGACGCCCCTCAGTGGGTCGTCCGGGAGGCCCTCGGTCTCCGCCTCACCCGTGGTTCCGCGGTGCCGGCGCCGGTCCTGCTCGCCTCCGACCCGGACGGCGTGGCCACCGGCGGCTGGGCCAACCTCAGCACGTTCCTGCCGGGCCGGGTGCGGCTCGACCGCCTCGGCCCCGCCGCGCTCGACGCGCTGGCCGACGTCGCCCTGGCCGTGCACGCGGTCGACGTCGACGCCCACCAGGCGCCGCCGCCCTTCACGTCGTGGGCGCCCGCGGTCCTCGAGGTGCCGGGCTGGGCGCGACGCCCGGCGCTGTGGGCGGAGGCCATCGACCGCAGCCGGGGACCACGGCCCCCGACGGCCCAGCACCTGATCCACCGCGACTTCCACCCCGGCAACACGCTGTGGGAGGGCGACGCCGTCACCGGCCTCATCGACTGGGCCGAGACGTCGTGGGGACCGTCGGACCTCGACGTCGCGCACGCCTGCTCGAACTTCGCGATGCTGCACACGGTGGACGACGCGCTGGCGTTCGCGGCAACGTACGAGCGTCGCGGCGGGCGGCTCGACCCAGACTTGGAGGCCCGTCGCTACTGGACCGGCCTCGACGTGCTCGGCTTCCTGCCCGACCCGGGACCGGTCGTCGTGGCTCTCACCCGGCAGCGGCCCGACCTCGACGCCGAGGGCGTACGGCACCGGCTGGAGGACCTGCTCGCGGTGGCGCTGCGCGGGTAGGGCTCCGCTCGAGGACGGGGTCAGGGCTCGGCGAGGGTCCAGTCGGCGAAGTCGAAGCCGGGCGACACCACGCAGGAGACGAGCACGTCGGCGGTGGCCGGCCCGGCCGCCTGCCAGGTGCCGGCGGGGACGAGGACCTGAGGCTGCTCACCGGTCTCGACCGCGCTGCCGAGGACGACGGTGGTCGCGGGACCGGGCGCGTCACCGGACCCGCCCAGCCGGATCTCCAGAGGCGCGCCGCGTTGGTGCAGCCACAGCTCGTCGGACCGGACCTGGTGCCAGCGGGACTCCTCGCCGACGCAGAGCAGGTAGTGGATCGCGGTCGCGGTGGGCCGGACGACGCCGGCGTCGGCTCCGGGCGGGGTGACCGGGACGCTGCTGGTCCAGGTCCGGCGGAACCAGCCGCCCTCGGGATGGGGTGCGAGGTCGAGCAGCTCGGCCAGCGGCGGACGAGACAGAGGAGGGTGAGACAGCGGAGGGTGAGACAGCGGTCTCAGCCGTTCCAGTCGGGCTTGCTCCAGTACCAGGTGCTGTCGAGCCGGCGCTTGGCCAGGC comes from the Microlunatus antarcticus genome and includes:
- a CDS encoding NAD-dependent epimerase/dehydratase family protein codes for the protein MRVLVTGASGWIGTALTRELVAAGHEVVGLARSDASAARITALGGTAVRGDMSDHDLIVAEAERSDAVAHLAFTLDFAEFEETVDNEVALIERIGAAYAGTGKAFVAASGTPILFGRVATEADHLDPDGPAGARARTADAVLALAQRGVRSGLVRMPRSVHGEGDRNGLIAVLVGLDRQLGTAAYVGDGANRWPAVHISDAANLFFLALEKAPAGAVLHAVGEEGVPMRAVAEVVAAQTGLPAAAVDPEQLGVFGALLGGDQPASSTLTRSLVGWEPTGPTLLQDLAAGHYTG
- a CDS encoding Fpg/Nei family DNA glycosylase, whose protein sequence is MPEMPEVESLARFLRERCVGRTIADVELAAFSALKTYDPPLQALRGLEIDDVTRHGKWVDVSAQGLHLVFHLARAGWLRWSDELPAAPAKPGKGPLALRFRLDDGSGFNLTEAGTQRKLAVYVVADPQDIPMVATLGPEPLDPAFDRAALDALIAAAGRAQLKGVLKDQRVVAGIGNAYSDEILHAARLSPFKPASSLTDEERDTLLAAIKGELTGAVARAEGLAAKDLKGEKKSGMRVHGKAGLPCPVCGDTVAEVSFADSSLQYCPTCQTGGKTLADRRMSRLLR
- the aat gene encoding leucyl/phenylalanyl-tRNA--protein transferase; protein product: MTSRPRRAEAGPFGPAEGWPDDDLVAVSHDIDLDLTLAAYASGVFPMPLQPGLMGWWSPVDRGVLPLDALRVPRSLRKMLPRYDIRVDTAFEQVLARCADPRRPHGWIDEDIGRVYRALHARGVVHSVEAWAGDALVGGLYGVSLGGLFAGESMFHDPVAGRDASKAALVALVDLLRADGEEGRLLDVQWRTDHLGSLGVVEVDRPDYLGRLRRALTLPPPDWTALG
- a CDS encoding EcsC family protein, producing MPSAQDVGRAIARGIGPVARSMNPGAAGGALRRVLEVAIDGYARVPGARTVAAKHLQKHNGSVEDAIDSVVAHHVRLASAQGFVTNIGGVAALPVAIPANLAGIAVVQVRMVAALAHLRGYDVSDLKVRTALVMCLLGGEEIARHIEDGSLPTSPMVIATAPVFDAVLDRQVADAVLTDLMNRIGGKNLALVVTRRVPLLGGGVGAVVDGYATRQIGLYAKAELLRRRALAH
- a CDS encoding phosphotransferase family protein; this encodes MSTPTALPERVRRWCAEALGDEVLGAERLGGGITDAIWRIRTRSGSAILRWLDPDHPYAADAPQWVVREALGLRLTRGSAVPAPVLLASDPDGVATGGWANLSTFLPGRVRLDRLGPAALDALADVALAVHAVDVDAHQAPPPFTSWAPAVLEVPGWARRPALWAEAIDRSRGPRPPTAQHLIHRDFHPGNTLWEGDAVTGLIDWAETSWGPSDLDVAHACSNFAMLHTVDDALAFAATYERRGGRLDPDLEARRYWTGLDVLGFLPDPGPVVVALTRQRPDLDAEGVRHRLEDLLAVALRG
- a CDS encoding cupin domain-containing protein, producing the protein MGVLPAGRPHPRDRCPPGQAPARQHLVLEQARLERLRPLSHPPLSHPPLSRPPLAELLDLAPHPEGGWFRRTWTSSVPVTPPGADAGVVRPTATAIHYLLCVGEESRWHQVRSDELWLHQRGAPLEIRLGGSGDAPGPATTVVLGSAVETGEQPQVLVPAGTWQAAGPATADVLVSCVVSPGFDFADWTLAEP